From one Peredibacter starrii genomic stretch:
- a CDS encoding coiled-coil domain-containing protein, with protein MEKELKPLAILNLTGAMTPELAHYFQSRNIRVYDPLETNEEADWTHIITKDIHDFSLIGTTYDVVAKDRHIISLSKVNDIQNFTINYGNLVLDDVWFNGQMGPFILDKYFQGYGGITLGDNYPSFQELGSFQVANPFNTGEYLDRMVQKAFEAGIEALTVKTYFDHLVMYLAGLKKKGKVGLPFEVTYGACEDVFALQMHFFSEPIDILDVSTSLSQNITKKAEEYFLNISVQSADFFDFSYMADVNKVIVTALWTKDERIKFENRGLMFSALVPGRMITQYQMEGQTSILVQGNNAIPDMTDKVVIPDNLPPEAIEKSVIKGLAEAKEETTVVSGLPGEAEAAQLVKGTVDPLDTSVEIFTEDETRDEPSLVKGLSELEQLINTVKGKFEDEKVDVRIAGDKLDVDKAAWRIAATVDESTKENNLKVRILGDKLPEHIKTGLFDFAKGISKEVEDLDNQDLDRFQLERLPDIIKAGLLQQRALSNEKQAVLGISPQAMKVVETKLMASQAENEKLRTQIKHMASEVRILKDTRNKMAEVQMKAAQAAALEASTIQLSDVDDELRKQFQQRLAEQKALSDQELQKLSGLLERETKLIADVKMEEMKAKKLQIEALQKETFFGAEIEKAQKQIKAKDSIIMKTKESFLKLVEKKDKELIDLRSKTEQMTKALATGPSQNQSIMIKELERQNQNLTKQLDVYKVKVSSLATNMNSTKDDGHSKEEVRKLGMINNQLKNQVEAAKKELLKIQEKSIQDTSYIATLKQDKSRLEGLLKKAAMETVKDTPNIVPSSNPQSDQELKRLQAQTQIMETQNKESQKKIAELEAKLIEAMKQQKAGPGIDEASKVKIAQMEGSVKKLTMDLVETKNQLAEMKKETNKLRQEKTALQNQADKMRKEAEKAKPAAPPKKKSA; from the coding sequence ATGGAGAAGGAGCTTAAACCTCTAGCCATTTTGAATCTTACCGGAGCGATGACTCCGGAGCTCGCTCATTATTTCCAATCGAGAAATATCAGAGTCTATGATCCGCTGGAAACTAATGAAGAGGCGGACTGGACCCATATTATCACAAAAGATATTCATGACTTCTCTTTGATCGGCACGACTTATGATGTGGTGGCGAAAGATCGTCATATCATTTCACTATCAAAAGTTAACGACATTCAAAACTTCACCATCAACTACGGAAATCTGGTTCTGGATGATGTGTGGTTTAATGGACAGATGGGTCCATTCATTCTGGATAAATACTTCCAGGGTTATGGCGGTATCACACTAGGTGATAACTATCCATCGTTCCAGGAGCTTGGATCTTTCCAAGTGGCCAATCCTTTTAATACTGGTGAGTATCTGGATCGCATGGTGCAGAAGGCCTTTGAAGCTGGCATTGAAGCACTTACGGTCAAAACTTATTTCGATCACCTGGTGATGTATCTTGCTGGTCTGAAAAAGAAAGGCAAAGTCGGTCTACCATTTGAGGTGACTTACGGTGCCTGTGAAGATGTGTTTGCGCTGCAAATGCATTTCTTCTCGGAGCCAATTGATATTCTGGATGTTTCAACCAGTCTTTCACAGAACATAACGAAGAAAGCAGAAGAGTACTTCTTAAATATTTCAGTTCAGTCAGCTGACTTCTTTGACTTCTCTTATATGGCCGATGTGAACAAAGTGATTGTGACGGCTCTTTGGACGAAAGATGAGAGAATCAAATTTGAGAACCGCGGACTTATGTTCTCGGCACTTGTTCCAGGAAGAATGATTACTCAGTATCAAATGGAAGGTCAGACTTCTATTCTGGTTCAAGGAAATAACGCCATTCCGGATATGACGGACAAAGTGGTTATTCCGGACAATCTTCCGCCTGAGGCAATTGAGAAGAGTGTTATTAAGGGTCTTGCGGAGGCCAAAGAAGAAACGACAGTTGTGAGTGGCCTTCCTGGTGAAGCAGAGGCCGCGCAATTAGTTAAAGGCACGGTTGATCCGCTTGATACATCGGTTGAGATTTTCACCGAAGATGAGACGCGAGATGAGCCTTCACTGGTTAAGGGTCTAAGTGAACTCGAGCAGTTGATCAATACAGTGAAGGGCAAGTTCGAAGACGAAAAAGTCGATGTTCGTATTGCAGGAGATAAGCTGGATGTAGATAAGGCCGCCTGGAGAATTGCTGCGACAGTTGATGAAAGTACAAAAGAGAACAATCTCAAAGTGCGTATCCTTGGGGACAAACTTCCTGAGCATATTAAAACTGGTCTCTTTGATTTCGCCAAAGGCATTTCAAAGGAAGTGGAAGATCTGGATAACCAGGATCTCGATCGCTTCCAATTAGAACGACTTCCGGACATTATTAAGGCAGGACTTCTTCAGCAGCGTGCTCTTTCAAATGAAAAGCAAGCAGTCCTTGGTATTTCACCACAAGCAATGAAAGTGGTGGAGACCAAACTCATGGCCTCTCAGGCCGAGAATGAAAAACTCAGAACTCAAATTAAGCATATGGCCTCTGAAGTTCGTATTTTAAAAGATACGCGAAACAAGATGGCCGAAGTTCAGATGAAAGCGGCACAAGCTGCGGCCCTCGAAGCTTCAACGATTCAATTGAGTGATGTAGATGATGAATTACGCAAACAGTTCCAGCAAAGACTAGCGGAGCAGAAGGCCCTCAGCGACCAGGAACTTCAAAAGCTATCTGGTCTTCTTGAAAGAGAAACCAAGCTCATCGCTGATGTGAAAATGGAAGAGATGAAAGCGAAGAAGCTTCAAATTGAGGCCCTTCAGAAAGAAACTTTCTTTGGTGCTGAGATAGAGAAAGCGCAAAAGCAAATTAAGGCGAAAGATTCCATCATCATGAAGACCAAAGAGTCTTTCTTGAAACTGGTCGAGAAGAAAGATAAAGAGTTGATTGATTTAAGAAGTAAAACTGAGCAGATGACCAAGGCCCTGGCGACAGGACCAAGTCAGAACCAGTCAATTATGATTAAAGAATTGGAACGTCAGAACCAGAACCTGACTAAGCAGTTAGATGTATATAAAGTGAAGGTCTCGAGTCTAGCGACTAACATGAATTCTACGAAAGATGATGGTCATTCGAAGGAAGAAGTTCGTAAGCTAGGCATGATAAATAATCAATTGAAGAACCAGGTCGAGGCGGCAAAGAAAGAGCTGTTGAAGATTCAAGAGAAGTCGATTCAAGACACAAGTTACATTGCGACTCTCAAACAAGATAAATCCCGTCTGGAAGGGCTTCTAAAAAAGGCCGCGATGGAAACAGTGAAGGACACTCCAAATATTGTACCTTCAAGTAATCCACAATCTGATCAGGAATTAAAACGTCTGCAGGCCCAGACCCAGATCATGGAAACGCAGAATAAAGAATCTCAGAAGAAGATTGCTGAGCTTGAGGCGAAGTTGATTGAGGCCATGAAGCAGCAGAAGGCGGGCCCTGGTATCGACGAAGCCTCGAAGGTGAAGATTGCCCAAATGGAAGGTTCGGTGAAGAAACTTACTATGGATCTTGTTGAGACCAAGAACCAGCTGGCGGAGATGAAAAAAGAAACCAATAAGTTACGCCAGGAAAAGACCGCCCTTCAGAACCAGGCAGATAAAATGAGGAAGGAAGCCGAGAAGGCCAAACCGGCCGCGCCCCCTAAGAAAAAATCTGCATAA
- a CDS encoding porin — protein MFRHLLLVLLFTAISIQSAKAIVFFEPVLGYGTGSMKFDYTDLADPTNSFSDETDLKGLGFGARGGFEFGNWQLGAEYMQHKLKSSGVDILEDDDFNTKEWTALIGYRFGFFRLYGGYIFSADLEDLDDVDPGQGLKAGLTFYALRNMAFSVEYRMVETNEVVTDVSYSQVGLQLSFPFGI, from the coding sequence ATGTTCAGACATCTCTTATTAGTGTTGTTGTTCACTGCTATTTCTATTCAATCAGCAAAAGCGATTGTGTTCTTTGAACCTGTTCTAGGTTATGGAACTGGTAGCATGAAATTTGATTATACTGACCTTGCCGACCCAACTAACTCTTTTTCTGATGAGACTGATCTAAAAGGTCTCGGTTTCGGTGCTCGCGGTGGATTCGAATTTGGAAATTGGCAACTTGGTGCTGAATACATGCAACACAAATTAAAATCTTCCGGTGTGGATATTCTTGAAGATGACGACTTTAATACAAAAGAATGGACCGCGCTTATTGGCTATCGATTTGGATTTTTCCGTCTTTACGGAGGTTATATCTTCAGTGCGGATTTAGAAGATCTTGATGATGTCGATCCAGGACAAGGCCTTAAAGCTGGCCTTACTTTCTATGCCCTCAGAAATATGGCTTTTTCTGTTGAATATCGGATGGTGGAAACAAATGAAGTCGTAACCGACGTTAGCTATTCTCAAGTGGGATTACAGCTGTCTTTTCCATTCGGGATTTAA
- a CDS encoding OPT family oligopeptide transporter, protein MIKELSEEQVRTMTLEEKDQWWLKNVYKGDMPQLTIRSALTGMILGGILSLTNLYIGIKTGWTLGVGISSVILSFAFFKLIQKLKLGSEMSILENNAMQSIATSAGYMTAPMMASIPAYMMVTGQVIPMWQCFWWIVVLSLLGVLFAFPLKRRFINDEQMPFPEGYAAGVVLDSLHDEDGKQGMFKAKLMMIGAGLSALIEILRADTLLAKFKMGFLAIPHYWDDFIYKFATPAIMGTPLKHLTVQFDTSIVMMGTGGLMSMKTAMSILLGAFINYFLLAPVMIDAGIITDTTFKAITMWSLWGGAAVMTTSSLYSFFSKPQIIIQSFKKMFSKKEAKDDILEKIELPMWIFAVGIPVIGALTVYLGHIWFGIHYWLGIIAIPLVFVFTLIAVTSTGLTAITPGGALGKLTQITYGALAPGNVTTNLMTAGITSEVSLNASNLLMDIKPSYMLGGKPRLQALGHILGIFAGGLIAVPVFYSIFHGDISLFTTDALPLPSALVWKGVSEVLTKGLSNLHYTAQIAAGIGAVLGIVIEIANKKMNGKFPLSGVGLGLGFVLRFADAWSMALGTLIFWVAKKMCKNKDGVGYRAFVDNQETLAAGVIAGGSIIGIILILLEQAV, encoded by the coding sequence ATGATCAAAGAACTTAGCGAAGAGCAAGTCCGCACGATGACGCTCGAGGAAAAAGACCAATGGTGGCTGAAGAATGTCTATAAAGGAGACATGCCTCAGTTAACTATTCGTTCTGCCTTAACTGGTATGATCCTTGGGGGAATTCTTTCTCTAACAAACTTGTATATTGGTATTAAGACTGGTTGGACTCTGGGAGTAGGTATCTCTTCAGTTATCCTTTCATTCGCATTCTTCAAGCTTATTCAGAAGCTAAAACTTGGTTCTGAAATGAGCATCCTTGAAAACAATGCTATGCAATCCATCGCTACATCAGCTGGTTATATGACAGCTCCAATGATGGCATCAATTCCTGCTTATATGATGGTAACTGGCCAAGTTATCCCTATGTGGCAGTGTTTCTGGTGGATCGTTGTTCTTTCTCTTCTTGGTGTATTGTTCGCATTCCCACTTAAGAGACGTTTCATCAATGATGAACAAATGCCATTCCCTGAAGGTTATGCTGCAGGTGTGGTTCTTGATTCACTCCACGATGAAGACGGCAAGCAAGGTATGTTCAAAGCGAAGCTTATGATGATCGGTGCTGGTCTTTCAGCTCTTATCGAAATCCTTCGTGCTGATACTCTTCTTGCAAAATTCAAGATGGGCTTCCTTGCTATCCCTCACTACTGGGATGATTTCATTTACAAGTTTGCTACTCCAGCAATCATGGGTACTCCGCTTAAACATCTAACAGTTCAATTCGATACTTCGATCGTTATGATGGGTACTGGTGGTCTAATGAGCATGAAGACGGCCATGTCGATTCTTCTTGGTGCTTTCATTAACTACTTCCTTCTTGCTCCAGTAATGATTGATGCAGGAATCATCACAGATACAACTTTCAAAGCGATCACTATGTGGAGCTTGTGGGGTGGTGCTGCTGTAATGACGACTTCGTCTCTTTACAGCTTCTTCTCGAAGCCTCAGATCATCATCCAGTCTTTCAAGAAGATGTTCTCTAAGAAAGAAGCAAAAGATGATATTCTTGAAAAAATCGAACTTCCTATGTGGATCTTCGCAGTTGGTATTCCTGTAATTGGTGCTCTAACTGTTTACCTTGGTCACATCTGGTTCGGCATTCACTACTGGCTTGGTATCATTGCCATTCCTCTAGTGTTCGTATTCACACTTATCGCAGTAACTTCAACTGGTCTTACAGCAATCACTCCTGGTGGTGCTCTTGGTAAGTTGACTCAAATTACTTACGGTGCTCTTGCTCCGGGTAACGTGACAACTAACCTTATGACTGCTGGTATTACTTCAGAAGTATCTCTGAACGCTTCGAACCTTCTTATGGATATCAAGCCTTCATATATGCTTGGTGGTAAACCACGTCTTCAGGCCCTTGGTCACATCCTTGGTATCTTCGCTGGTGGTCTAATTGCTGTTCCTGTTTTCTACAGCATTTTCCACGGTGATATCTCTCTCTTCACAACAGACGCTCTTCCTCTTCCATCAGCACTTGTATGGAAAGGTGTATCTGAAGTTCTAACTAAAGGTCTTTCGAACCTTCACTATACTGCTCAAATTGCTGCTGGTATCGGCGCGGTTCTTGGTATCGTGATTGAAATCGCAAACAAGAAAATGAACGGCAAATTCCCACTTTCTGGTGTTGGTCTTGGTCTAGGTTTCGTTCTTCGTTTCGCTGATGCTTGGTCAATGGCCCTTGGTACACTTATTTTCTGGGTTGCTAAGAAAATGTGTAAGAACAAAGATGGCGTTGGTTACAGAGCTTTCGTTGATAACCAAGAGACTCTTGCTGCTGGTGTAATCGCTGGTGGTTCGATCATTGGTATTATCCTGATTCTTCTAGAACAAGCTGTATAA
- a CDS encoding TIGR02147 family protein, with product MSYTSFADFLHSKYLERHQKNAQYSLRSFSRDIGISSGRLTNLLKGRDIPGDETVEKFFAIFNLAEEERLKLKKTIYSQKYLRRGTGFSKQLNEEEFNKISDWKTWSVFTMFQASDFQPSSLWFSEKLKLSVQEIEVCLNKILELGLIAIKDDFYELICDRVTTTNDVPSTAIRKFHKEFIPIGLKSLDKVKVDERDVSSLTFCIDKKMLPEYKKALAEFRAKLSQIAKQSVVSDELYQLNMQFFPVAFEGNNE from the coding sequence ATGTCTTACACATCTTTCGCTGATTTTCTTCATTCAAAGTACCTGGAGCGCCATCAGAAAAATGCCCAGTACTCACTGCGCTCTTTCTCGCGTGATATTGGAATCTCTTCAGGAAGACTTACCAATTTATTGAAGGGAAGAGACATCCCTGGTGATGAGACGGTTGAGAAGTTCTTTGCTATTTTTAATCTCGCTGAAGAAGAAAGACTAAAACTTAAAAAAACGATTTACTCTCAAAAGTATCTTCGTCGTGGAACTGGTTTCTCAAAACAGCTTAACGAAGAAGAATTCAATAAGATCTCAGACTGGAAAACCTGGTCCGTCTTCACCATGTTTCAGGCCTCGGATTTTCAGCCTAGCTCATTATGGTTTTCTGAGAAATTAAAACTCTCGGTTCAAGAGATTGAGGTTTGTCTTAATAAAATTTTGGAACTGGGTCTTATCGCAATTAAGGATGACTTTTACGAATTGATTTGTGACCGAGTTACTACTACCAATGACGTACCATCAACGGCCATTCGGAAGTTCCATAAAGAGTTCATTCCTATTGGTTTGAAGTCTCTGGATAAAGTCAAAGTCGACGAAAGAGATGTCTCGAGTCTGACATTTTGTATCGATAAAAAGATGCTTCCTGAATACAAGAAGGCCCTTGCTGAGTTTCGTGCCAAGCTTTCTCAGATTGCGAAACAGTCCGTCGTTTCTGATGAACTCTATCAACTCAATATGCAGTTTTTCCCTGTGGCATTTGAAGGAAATAACGAATGA